The following coding sequences lie in one Streptomyces sp. NBC_00510 genomic window:
- a CDS encoding VOC family protein, with translation MYTDIPFIPRLAGVHHVTLPVGDPARSEAWYERVLGHHRIAEFTEGGAFAGIAMAHPGGGPVLCLRHDPALAAASAGFAWFSLGVPDLPALEALAARLDALGEPRGAVVRTARGWLLAQLRDPDGHELRFATADEGPPPCRGQVLRLAGGREPVLRSRTA, from the coding sequence ATGTATACCGATATTCCCTTCATCCCGCGTCTCGCCGGGGTGCACCACGTCACGCTGCCCGTCGGCGATCCGGCCCGGTCGGAGGCGTGGTACGAGCGGGTGCTGGGCCACCACCGGATCGCGGAGTTCACGGAGGGCGGCGCCTTCGCCGGCATCGCCATGGCCCACCCCGGCGGCGGACCCGTGCTGTGCCTGCGCCACGACCCCGCCCTCGCCGCCGCCTCCGCGGGCTTCGCGTGGTTCTCCCTGGGCGTCCCCGACCTCCCCGCGCTGGAGGCGCTGGCCGCCCGTCTGGACGCGCTCGGCGAACCGCGCGGCGCCGTCGTCCGCACCGCCCGCGGCTGGCTCCTCGCGCAGCTGCGCGACCCGGACGGCCACGAGTTGCGCTTCGCGACCGCCGACGAAGGGCCGCCGCCGTGCCGCGGGCAGGTCCTGCGCCTCGCGGGCGGCCGCGAGCCGGTGCTCCGGTCCCGCACCGCCTGA
- a CDS encoding Tat pathway signal sequence domain protein, with protein sequence MIAVTLPRDAAGDDHSTTGGPAAASGAPGQQDAGSGGVIEDDAPQGGQQTGRGPLTKAEVDRAKSIALQRDALRSAEDVDGERGPEYLDTDLAEPADATEASADGARRVEVLFYDYGHDRLVKKTVNLTAGTVEHTDTATGMQPPPSNDETREAAELLIRDALGNGLRADFTAATKGRELTSPDQLRLRGISFNTAEQSAPAGLAKCGQHRCVRLFTQVKDGPWIDTTHLVVDLSDRTVGRIH encoded by the coding sequence ATGATCGCCGTCACCCTGCCGCGTGACGCCGCCGGCGACGACCACTCCACGACGGGCGGCCCCGCCGCCGCGTCGGGAGCGCCGGGGCAGCAGGACGCGGGCAGCGGTGGCGTGATCGAGGACGACGCGCCCCAGGGCGGACAGCAGACCGGTCGCGGGCCTCTGACCAAGGCCGAGGTCGACCGGGCGAAGTCCATAGCCCTGCAGCGCGACGCGCTGCGCAGCGCGGAGGACGTGGACGGGGAGCGCGGACCGGAGTACCTCGACACCGACCTCGCCGAACCGGCCGACGCCACGGAGGCGTCCGCGGACGGGGCCCGCCGGGTCGAGGTGCTCTTCTACGACTACGGGCACGACCGGCTCGTGAAGAAGACCGTCAACCTCACCGCCGGCACCGTCGAGCACACCGACACCGCCACCGGCATGCAGCCGCCGCCCTCGAACGACGAGACCCGGGAGGCCGCGGAACTGCTCATCCGGGACGCCCTCGGCAACGGCCTCCGCGCCGACTTCACGGCCGCCACCAAGGGCCGGGAGCTCACCTCGCCCGACCAGCTGCGGCTGCGCGGCATCTCGTTCAACACCGCCGAGCAGTCCGCCCCGGCCGGTTTGGCCAAGTGTGGTCAACACCGGTGCGTACGGCTGTTCACGCAGGTGAAGGACGGGCCGTGGATCGATACGACCCATCTGGTCGTCGACCTCAGCGATCGCACCGTCGGCCGAATCCACTAA
- the glgX gene encoding glycogen debranching protein GlgX — translation MQVWPGQAYPLGATYDGAGTNFAVFSETAERIELCLLHDDGSETAVELREADAFVRHAYLPGIMPGQRYGFRVHGPHEPTRGHRCNSAKLLLDPYAKAISGTIDWDEAVYGYRFGEPESRNDLDSAPHTMTSVVVNPYFDWAEDRSPRIDYHRTVIYEAHVRGLTMLHPELPEEIRGTYAALAHPAVISHLTELGVTTLELMPVHQFVHDHRLVDAGMRNYWGYNTIGFFAPHNAYASMGDRGQQVLEFKTAVRELHRAGIEVILDVVYNHTAEGSHLGPTLCFRGIDNASYYRLADDPRYYTDTTGTGNSLLMRSPHVLQMIMDSLRYWVTEMHVDGFRFDLAATLARQFHEVDRLSSFFDLVQQDPVVSQVKLIAEPWDVGEGGYQVGNFPPLWTEWNGKFRDTVRDLWRGEPATLAEFGSRLTGSSDLYQDDGRRPLASINFVTCHDGFTLRDLVSYNDKHNEANGENNRDGESHNRSWNCGAEGETEDEDVLALRERQMRNFIATLLLSQGVPMLAHGDEFGRTQQGNNNAYCQDNELAWVPWPKEGDADTERLHDFTRQMVWLRRDHPVFRRRRFFHGRPVEGTHDELSDIAWFTPEGEEMAQDDWQEAQANALVVFLNGSAISEPGDRGERICDDSFLLMFNAWYEPLDFVVPVNHGKEWQVVVDTQRPEGVAPGSGRKVTQGDRLRLADRSMVVLQRPA, via the coding sequence ATGCAGGTCTGGCCGGGTCAGGCATATCCCCTCGGCGCCACGTACGACGGCGCCGGCACCAACTTCGCGGTCTTCTCGGAGACCGCGGAACGGATCGAGCTGTGTCTGCTGCACGACGACGGCTCGGAGACCGCCGTCGAGCTGCGGGAGGCGGACGCCTTCGTCCGCCACGCGTACCTCCCGGGCATCATGCCCGGTCAGCGCTACGGCTTCCGGGTCCACGGCCCCCACGAGCCGACCCGGGGCCACCGCTGCAACTCCGCGAAGCTGCTGCTGGACCCGTACGCGAAGGCGATAAGCGGGACGATCGACTGGGACGAGGCGGTGTACGGCTACCGCTTCGGGGAGCCCGAGTCCCGCAACGACCTGGACTCGGCGCCCCACACCATGACCTCGGTGGTGGTGAACCCGTACTTCGACTGGGCGGAGGACCGCAGCCCCCGCATCGACTACCACCGCACGGTCATCTACGAGGCGCACGTCAGGGGCCTGACGATGCTCCACCCGGAGCTCCCGGAGGAGATCCGCGGCACCTACGCCGCGCTCGCCCACCCCGCGGTGATCTCGCACCTGACGGAGCTGGGCGTCACGACGCTGGAGCTGATGCCGGTCCACCAGTTCGTCCACGACCACCGGCTGGTGGACGCGGGGATGCGCAACTACTGGGGCTACAACACGATCGGTTTCTTCGCCCCGCACAACGCCTACGCCTCGATGGGCGACCGCGGCCAGCAGGTGCTGGAGTTCAAGACGGCGGTGCGCGAGCTGCACCGGGCGGGCATCGAGGTGATCCTCGACGTGGTCTACAACCACACGGCCGAGGGCAGCCACCTGGGGCCGACGCTGTGCTTCCGGGGCATCGACAACGCCTCGTACTACCGGCTGGCCGACGACCCGCGTTACTACACGGACACCACCGGCACCGGGAACTCGCTGCTGATGCGCAGCCCCCACGTCCTGCAGATGATCATGGATTCGCTGCGCTACTGGGTCACCGAGATGCACGTCGACGGCTTCCGCTTCGACCTCGCGGCGACCCTGGCCCGGCAGTTCCACGAGGTGGACCGGCTCTCCTCGTTCTTCGACCTCGTGCAGCAGGACCCGGTGGTCAGCCAGGTGAAGCTGATCGCCGAGCCCTGGGACGTCGGCGAGGGCGGCTACCAGGTGGGCAACTTCCCGCCGCTGTGGACGGAGTGGAACGGCAAGTTCCGCGACACGGTGCGCGACCTGTGGCGCGGCGAACCGGCCACGCTGGCCGAGTTCGGCTCCCGGCTGACCGGTTCCTCCGACCTCTACCAGGACGACGGCCGCCGGCCGCTCGCCTCCATCAACTTCGTGACCTGCCACGACGGCTTCACCCTGCGCGACCTGGTGTCGTACAACGACAAGCACAACGAGGCCAACGGCGAGAACAACCGGGACGGCGAGAGCCACAACCGCTCGTGGAACTGCGGCGCCGAGGGCGAGACCGAGGACGAGGACGTGCTCGCCCTGCGCGAGCGCCAGATGCGCAACTTCATCGCCACCCTGTTGCTCTCCCAGGGCGTGCCGATGCTCGCCCACGGCGACGAGTTCGGCCGCACCCAGCAGGGCAACAACAACGCCTACTGCCAGGACAACGAGCTGGCCTGGGTGCCGTGGCCCAAGGAGGGCGACGCGGACACCGAGCGGCTGCACGACTTCACCCGCCAGATGGTGTGGCTCCGCCGCGACCACCCCGTCTTCCGCCGCCGCCGCTTCTTCCACGGGCGGCCGGTCGAGGGCACGCACGACGAACTCTCGGACATCGCCTGGTTCACCCCTGAGGGTGAGGAGATGGCCCAGGACGACTGGCAGGAGGCCCAGGCCAACGCCCTGGTGGTCTTCCTCAACGGCAGCGCGATCTCCGAGCCCGGCGACCGCGGGGAGCGGATCTGCGACGACTCGTTCCTGCTGATGTTCAACGCCTGGTACGAGCCGCTGGACTTCGTGGTCCCGGTGAACCACGGCAAGGAGTGGCAGGTGGTCGTGGACACCCAGCGGCCGGAGGGCGTGGCCCCCGGCTCGGGGCGCAAGGTGACCCAGGGGGACCGGCTGCGGCTGGCCGACCGCAGCATGGTGGTCCTGCAGCGCCCGGCGTAA
- a CDS encoding GNAT family N-acetyltransferase, which translates to MTDLVFRPLVAGESHLFHSLTPEDHGLVGRSLMGHSYVMTDEGGEYRPDWTWVALRDGVVVARAAWWAAPADDKPIALDWFDFTDADAAVQLLRTAPLKAEYELVLPPGWRERREVREAAQSRIDAAIVSGMELLVERYRYVWTPECGLPERTGRLEYRPEPDDAVILDVLRRIGVGSLDAHTRRMVRLHGPDAAAREELEFLNWLQSPREWWRLAYTPQGELAGIQVPGRNPGAFCVGFIGVLPEQRGHGYAYDLLVECTHDLAGHGAERIAAATDQGNAPMAAHFAKAGYPVAGERVNLV; encoded by the coding sequence ATGACCGATCTGGTCTTCCGCCCGCTCGTCGCGGGCGAATCGCATCTCTTCCACTCCCTGACCCCCGAGGACCACGGCCTGGTCGGCCGGTCCCTGATGGGTCACTCCTACGTCATGACCGACGAGGGCGGCGAGTACCGCCCCGACTGGACGTGGGTGGCCCTGCGCGACGGCGTCGTGGTCGCCCGCGCGGCCTGGTGGGCCGCTCCGGCCGACGACAAGCCGATAGCGCTCGACTGGTTCGACTTCACCGACGCCGACGCGGCCGTGCAGCTGCTGCGGACGGCGCCGCTCAAGGCCGAGTACGAGCTGGTGCTGCCGCCCGGCTGGCGGGAGCGGCGCGAGGTCCGCGAGGCCGCCCAGTCCCGCATCGACGCGGCGATCGTCTCCGGCATGGAGCTGCTCGTCGAACGCTACCGCTACGTCTGGACCCCCGAGTGCGGGCTGCCCGAGCGCACCGGACGGCTCGAGTACCGGCCGGAGCCGGACGACGCCGTGATCCTGGACGTACTGAGGCGCATCGGGGTCGGCAGCCTCGACGCGCACACCCGCCGCATGGTGCGGCTGCACGGCCCGGACGCGGCCGCCCGCGAGGAGCTGGAGTTCCTCAACTGGCTGCAGTCGCCCCGCGAGTGGTGGCGCCTTGCGTACACCCCGCAGGGCGAGCTCGCCGGCATCCAGGTGCCGGGGCGCAACCCGGGTGCGTTCTGCGTCGGCTTCATCGGTGTCCTGCCGGAGCAGCGCGGCCACGGCTACGCCTACGACCTGCTGGTCGAGTGCACGCACGACCTGGCCGGACACGGCGCCGAGCGGATCGCCGCCGCCACCGACCAGGGCAACGCGCCGATGGCGGCGCACTTCGCCAAGGCGGGTTATCCGGTCGCCGGGGAGCGCGTCAACCTGGTGTGA
- a CDS encoding copper amine oxidase: MRTTNVRRAIGTASALLLLPALFAGSTAGEAGAAPRAGTAAAVDCGTATAITKTLPNGTGWSMCWRISGTKGLVLEKIAYKPKKEPQPLKVLTSATLAQVNVPYDSGLTEYNDLSDIGFGNTAVDIGPEECPGGTISSAYVPQQQRNVKALCTTTAPHGYAYRSDVLDDQGDSKKYTKQGSDLVVFSVSQLGWYEYVTQWNFSDDGTITAKMGATGDLSPGDYSGEGTGWPIGRGDHDHSTSHYHSVFWRLNFGLDGSTQAKVEQFDTKKAGQGSGSAVLKTTRTPVTKELAASSALRRWWRVVSTAGKNADQHPRSWELVQQHSDHYDAHAYTSKDVYFTQYRACEQLASGNSDPACNGRGTSVDKWADGEALKHPVVWVNVGFHHIPRDEDQSPMPIHWQGFQLAPRDVTAMSPLTPDELSGNNGQGH; this comes from the coding sequence ATGCGCACCACCAACGTGCGCCGGGCCATCGGTACGGCCTCGGCGCTCCTGCTCCTGCCCGCGCTCTTCGCGGGCTCCACGGCCGGCGAGGCCGGCGCGGCCCCCCGGGCCGGCACCGCGGCCGCGGTGGACTGCGGCACCGCCACCGCCATCACCAAGACCCTGCCGAACGGCACCGGCTGGAGCATGTGCTGGCGCATCAGCGGAACCAAGGGCCTGGTCCTGGAGAAGATCGCGTACAAGCCGAAGAAGGAACCGCAACCGCTCAAGGTGCTGACCTCGGCCACGCTCGCACAGGTCAACGTCCCGTACGACTCGGGGCTGACCGAGTACAACGACCTGTCCGACATCGGCTTCGGCAACACCGCGGTCGACATCGGCCCCGAGGAGTGCCCCGGCGGGACGATCAGCTCCGCCTACGTCCCGCAGCAGCAGCGGAACGTCAAGGCGCTGTGCACCACCACCGCCCCGCACGGCTACGCCTACCGCAGCGACGTCCTCGACGACCAGGGCGACTCCAAGAAGTACACCAAGCAGGGCAGCGACCTGGTGGTCTTCTCCGTCTCCCAGCTCGGCTGGTACGAGTACGTCACCCAGTGGAACTTCTCCGACGACGGCACCATCACCGCCAAGATGGGCGCCACCGGCGACCTGTCGCCCGGCGACTACAGCGGAGAGGGCACCGGCTGGCCCATCGGCCGGGGCGACCACGACCACTCCACCAGCCACTACCACTCGGTCTTCTGGCGGCTGAACTTCGGCCTGGACGGCTCCACGCAGGCCAAGGTCGAGCAGTTCGACACCAAGAAGGCCGGCCAGGGCTCCGGCTCCGCCGTCCTGAAGACCACCAGGACCCCGGTCACCAAGGAGCTGGCCGCCTCCTCCGCGCTGCGCCGCTGGTGGCGGGTGGTCTCCACGGCCGGCAAGAACGCCGACCAGCACCCGCGTTCCTGGGAGCTGGTCCAGCAGCACTCCGACCACTACGACGCCCACGCCTACACCTCGAAGGACGTGTACTTCACCCAGTACCGCGCCTGCGAGCAGCTGGCCAGCGGGAACAGCGACCCGGCCTGCAACGGGCGGGGGACCTCGGTGGACAAGTGGGCGGACGGGGAGGCACTCAAGCACCCGGTCGTGTGGGTCAACGTCGGGTTCCACCACATCCCGCGCGACGAGGACCAGAGCCCCATGCCGATCCACTGGCAGGGGTTCCAGCTCGCGCCGCGCGACGTGACGGCCATGAGCCCGCTCACACCGGACGAGCTCTCGGGCAACAACGGGCAGGGACACTGA
- a CDS encoding FHA domain-containing protein, whose amino-acid sequence MSYEFPTHPARPTDAERERAIEVLREGAVDGRLSHDTFVRRMGLALTARHSDELAALVADLPPGQGRWARLTGSIVRAVTKTSAFRARMRQAWAVQQLPPLLLPAPGPFPVRIGRDLSCTFRLSHSSTSRFHAELSHEGGLWVLRDLGSMNGTWVNGHRVMGAAAVRPGDQVTFGAMSFRLTTA is encoded by the coding sequence GTGAGCTATGAGTTCCCCACGCACCCGGCGCGTCCCACGGACGCCGAACGCGAGCGCGCCATCGAGGTACTCCGCGAGGGGGCCGTCGACGGGCGGCTGTCGCACGACACCTTCGTGCGCCGCATGGGACTCGCGCTCACGGCCCGCCACTCCGACGAGTTGGCCGCCCTCGTCGCCGACCTGCCGCCCGGACAGGGGCGTTGGGCCCGGCTGACCGGTTCGATCGTCCGCGCCGTCACCAAGACGTCGGCCTTCCGCGCCCGCATGCGGCAGGCCTGGGCCGTCCAGCAGCTGCCGCCCCTGCTGCTGCCCGCCCCCGGCCCCTTCCCGGTGCGGATCGGCCGGGACCTGTCGTGCACCTTCCGGCTCAGCCACTCCTCGACGTCCCGTTTCCACGCCGAGCTCAGCCACGAGGGCGGGCTGTGGGTCCTGCGCGACCTCGGTTCGATGAACGGCACCTGGGTCAACGGCCACCGCGTCATGGGTGCCGCCGCCGTCCGCCCGGGCGACCAGGTCACCTTCGGCGCGATGAGCTTCCGCCTCACCACCGCCTGA
- the treY gene encoding malto-oligosyltrehalose synthase: MTESAAIPPTAVVPSVPSATYRLQLQPDFPFAAAEAVVPHLAALGVSHLHLSPVLQAVPGSTHGYDVVDHTRVREELGGEKGLRALARTARAHGLGLVLDVVPNHMAVPAPEHLARPLWEVLRDGPRSPYARWFDVDWAAQGDRLLLPVLGGPLEEVLPDLRVERDRAAGERVLRYHDHAFPLRPGTEGLPLRALVDAQWYRLAWWRQARTELNYRRFFTISELIAVRVEDDEVFAATHATLLRLLDEGVADGLRIDHPDGLADPAGYLRRLADASGGRWTVVEKILTGDERLPAGWACSGTTGYDALDRLDGLFTDPAGVEEITAFYRGFTAAPADAGGEWQPTVRAAAERIVTHDLAAEVDRLTRSAVRATGLEPAALREAIEATLVRLPRYRPYVVPGEPADAEDTALLEAAAGAAGHPAAGTVCDLALGRHPGGGEAAADFVVRFAQVSSALRAKSAEDTAFYRYHPLLSLNEVGREPDRPATSPEDFHAFCERLRREWPLTGTVRSTHDTKRSADVRARLAALSELPGEWAGWLGEVSADLREYLEHRGVPLPARHAEYQAWQYAAVFCDPGAAEPVAATMLKSEREAGLRTSWTDQRPEYEQELTGFVRELVGGPAAFATGRIDRALRGPERVNVLGAHLAHLTMPGVPDVYQGDEERQLLLVDPANRRPYDPGTAEGDPSEKRRVTEFALRLRRARPQWFTGPEASYEPLYARGPAGEHCVAFVRGGRALTVVTRLSRRLVDAGGWRGTELVLPEGVWTEVLTGRPFQAVVPLAELLDRLPVGLLVRDVDE, from the coding sequence ATGACAGAAAGCGCCGCGATCCCGCCGACCGCTGTCGTCCCCTCCGTGCCGAGCGCCACCTACCGGCTCCAGCTCCAGCCCGACTTCCCGTTCGCCGCGGCCGAGGCCGTCGTCCCCCATCTGGCGGCGCTCGGCGTCTCCCACCTGCACCTCTCCCCCGTGCTGCAGGCCGTGCCCGGCTCCACGCACGGCTACGACGTCGTCGACCACACCCGGGTGCGCGAGGAGCTCGGCGGCGAGAAGGGGCTGCGCGCGCTGGCGCGCACCGCCCGGGCGCACGGTCTCGGGCTCGTCCTGGACGTGGTGCCCAACCACATGGCCGTGCCGGCGCCCGAGCATCTGGCACGGCCGCTGTGGGAGGTGCTGCGGGACGGGCCGCGGTCCCCGTACGCGCGCTGGTTCGACGTCGACTGGGCGGCGCAGGGCGACCGGCTGCTGCTGCCGGTGCTGGGCGGCCCGCTGGAGGAGGTGCTGCCCGACCTGCGCGTCGAGCGCGACCGCGCCGCCGGGGAGCGGGTGCTGCGCTACCACGACCACGCCTTCCCGCTGCGCCCCGGCACCGAGGGGCTGCCGCTGCGCGCGCTGGTCGACGCCCAGTGGTACCGGCTCGCCTGGTGGCGACAGGCCCGCACCGAGCTGAACTACCGGCGTTTCTTCACCATCTCCGAGCTCATCGCGGTCCGCGTCGAGGACGACGAGGTCTTCGCCGCCACCCACGCCACCTTGCTGCGCCTGCTGGACGAGGGTGTCGCCGACGGCCTGCGCATCGACCACCCGGACGGCCTCGCCGACCCCGCCGGCTACCTGCGGCGGCTGGCGGACGCCTCCGGCGGCCGCTGGACGGTCGTGGAGAAGATCCTCACCGGCGACGAACGGCTGCCGGCCGGCTGGGCCTGCTCCGGCACGACCGGCTACGACGCCCTGGACCGCCTCGACGGGCTGTTCACCGACCCGGCGGGCGTCGAGGAGATCACCGCCTTCTACCGCGGGTTCACCGCCGCCCCCGCCGACGCGGGCGGCGAGTGGCAACCCACCGTACGGGCCGCCGCCGAACGCATCGTCACGCACGACCTGGCCGCGGAGGTGGATCGGCTGACCCGCTCCGCGGTCCGCGCCACCGGGCTGGAGCCCGCCGCACTGCGCGAGGCGATCGAGGCGACGCTCGTCCGGCTGCCGCGCTACCGCCCGTACGTCGTCCCCGGCGAGCCGGCGGACGCGGAGGACACCGCCCTGCTGGAGGCCGCGGCCGGTGCCGCCGGGCACCCGGCGGCCGGGACGGTGTGCGACCTGGCCCTGGGCCGGCACCCGGGCGGCGGCGAGGCCGCCGCGGACTTCGTGGTGCGCTTCGCCCAGGTCTCCTCGGCGCTGCGCGCCAAGTCCGCCGAGGACACCGCCTTCTACCGCTACCACCCCCTGCTCAGCCTCAACGAGGTCGGCCGCGAGCCGGACCGTCCCGCCACCTCGCCCGAGGACTTCCACGCCTTCTGCGAGCGGCTGCGGCGCGAATGGCCGCTCACCGGGACGGTGCGCTCCACCCACGACACCAAGCGCAGCGCCGACGTCCGCGCCCGGCTCGCCGCGCTGAGCGAGCTGCCCGGCGAGTGGGCCGGCTGGCTGGGCGAGGTCTCGGCGGACCTGCGGGAGTACCTGGAGCACCGCGGGGTCCCGCTCCCGGCGCGTCATGCGGAGTACCAGGCCTGGCAGTACGCGGCGGTCTTCTGCGACCCCGGTGCCGCCGAGCCGGTGGCCGCCACCATGCTCAAGTCGGAGCGCGAGGCGGGCCTGCGCACCTCGTGGACCGACCAGCGTCCGGAGTACGAGCAGGAGCTGACCGGCTTCGTCCGCGAACTGGTCGGCGGACCGGCCGCCTTCGCCACCGGGCGCATCGACCGCGCCCTGCGCGGGCCCGAACGCGTCAACGTCCTCGGCGCGCACCTGGCGCACCTGACGATGCCGGGCGTGCCCGACGTCTACCAGGGCGACGAGGAACGGCAGTTGCTGCTCGTCGACCCCGCCAACCGCCGCCCGTACGACCCGGGCACCGCGGAGGGCGACCCGAGCGAGAAGCGGCGGGTGACCGAGTTCGCGCTGCGCCTGCGCCGGGCTCGCCCGCAGTGGTTCACCGGCCCGGAGGCCTCGTACGAGCCGCTGTACGCGCGCGGCCCGGCCGGGGAGCACTGCGTGGCCTTCGTCCGCGGCGGGCGGGCGCTCACGGTCGTCACCCGGCTGTCCCGGCGCCTCGTGGACGCCGGGGGCTGGCGCGGCACGGAGCTGGTGCTGCCGGAGGGGGTCTGGACGGAGGTGCTGACGGGCCGTCCGTTCCAGGCCGTGGTGCCGCTGGCGGAGCTGCTGGACCGGCTGCCCGTGGGCCTGCTGGTGCGCGACGTGGACGAGTGA
- the treZ gene encoding malto-oligosyltrehalose trehalohydrolase: protein MRFDVWAPDAGEVEVRVDGRAHDMERDPERRGWWYADVPAGHGSRYAFALDGGPPRPDPRSRRQPDGPEGPSAVVDHDRFAWAHEWAGRPLPGAVLYELHVGTFTTDGTFDAAVEHLPYLAGLGITHIELMPLCPFPGTHGWGYEGVSLWAVHEPYGGPEGLKRFVDAAHGHGLGVVLDVVHNHLGPSGNHLPAFGPYFTDRHHTPWGDAVNLDAPGSDEVRDFLVGSALSWLRDYRLDGLRLDAVHALVDTRAVHLLEELSTAVDALSAAVGRPLFLIAESDRNDPRTTDPREAGGLGVHAQWNDDFHHALHTAVTGEAQAYYADFAVSPVTAVAKALRRVFFHDGTHSNFRGRVHGRPVDLTTTPGHRFLAYTQTHDQIGNRATGDRLGASVPAGLLAAAAALVLTSPYTPMLFMGEEWGARTPWQFFTDHDDPELAAAITRGRRREFAEHGWKAEDIPDPQDPATRLRSCLDWSEPAREPHAELLAWYRRLIALRHAEPELTDPALDAVHVTAGEHTLRLDRGRFRIAVNFSPEEALVPLHHPGRADPPGYVPVAAWRPGPPPADTGCLHLPGHSVAVLRER, encoded by the coding sequence ATGCGCTTCGACGTGTGGGCACCGGACGCCGGTGAGGTGGAGGTACGGGTCGACGGCCGGGCTCACGACATGGAGCGCGACCCCGAACGGCGCGGCTGGTGGTACGCGGACGTGCCCGCCGGGCACGGCAGCCGCTACGCCTTCGCGCTGGACGGGGGCCCGCCGCGGCCCGACCCCCGCTCCCGGCGGCAGCCGGACGGGCCGGAGGGCCCGAGCGCGGTCGTCGACCACGACCGCTTCGCCTGGGCCCATGAGTGGGCGGGCCGCCCGCTGCCCGGCGCGGTCCTCTACGAGCTGCACGTCGGCACCTTCACCACCGACGGCACCTTCGACGCGGCGGTCGAACACCTGCCGTACCTGGCCGGGTTGGGGATCACCCACATCGAGCTGATGCCGCTCTGCCCGTTCCCCGGCACGCACGGCTGGGGGTACGAGGGCGTGTCGCTGTGGGCCGTGCACGAGCCCTACGGCGGCCCCGAGGGGCTCAAGCGCTTCGTGGACGCCGCGCACGGCCACGGGCTCGGGGTGGTGCTGGACGTCGTCCACAACCACCTCGGCCCCTCGGGCAACCACCTGCCCGCCTTCGGCCCGTACTTCACCGACCGCCACCACACCCCGTGGGGCGACGCCGTCAACCTCGACGCCCCCGGCTCCGACGAGGTGCGCGACTTCCTGGTCGGCAGCGCCCTGTCCTGGCTGCGCGACTACCGCCTCGACGGACTGCGGCTCGACGCCGTCCACGCCCTCGTCGACACCCGCGCGGTGCACCTGCTCGAGGAGCTCTCCACCGCCGTCGACGCCCTGTCGGCCGCGGTCGGCCGCCCGCTCTTCCTGATCGCCGAGTCCGACCGCAACGACCCGCGCACCACCGACCCGCGCGAGGCCGGCGGCCTGGGTGTGCACGCCCAGTGGAACGACGACTTCCACCACGCCCTGCACACCGCCGTCACCGGCGAGGCCCAGGCGTACTACGCGGACTTCGCCGTCTCCCCGGTGACCGCCGTGGCCAAGGCACTGCGCCGGGTCTTCTTCCACGACGGCACCCACTCGAACTTCCGCGGCCGCGTCCACGGCCGCCCCGTCGACCTGACGACCACCCCGGGCCACCGCTTCCTCGCCTACACCCAGACCCACGACCAGATCGGCAACCGCGCCACCGGTGACCGCCTCGGCGCGAGCGTCCCCGCGGGGCTGCTCGCCGCGGCCGCCGCGCTCGTCCTCACCTCCCCGTACACGCCGATGCTCTTCATGGGCGAGGAGTGGGGCGCCCGCACGCCCTGGCAGTTCTTCACCGACCACGACGACCCCGAGCTCGCCGCCGCCATCACCCGGGGCCGCCGCCGCGAGTTCGCCGAGCACGGCTGGAAGGCCGAGGACATCCCCGACCCCCAGGACCCGGCGACCCGGCTGCGCTCCTGCCTGGACTGGTCCGAACCCGCCCGGGAGCCGCACGCGGAACTGCTGGCCTGGTACCGGCGGCTCATCGCGCTGCGCCACGCCGAGCCCGAGCTGACCGACCCGGCCCTGGACGCCGTCCACGTCACCGCGGGCGAGCACACCCTGCGGCTGGATCGCGGACGCTTCCGGATCGCCGTCAACTTCTCCCCCGAGGAGGCGCTGGTCCCCCTCCACCACCCCGGCCGCGCCGACCCGCCGGGCTACGTCCCGGTCGCCGCCTGGCGTCCCGGACCACCGCCCGCCGACACCGGCTGCCTCCACCTGCCCGGCCACTCGGTCGCCGTGCTCCGTGAGCGCTGA